In Candidatus Binatia bacterium, the following proteins share a genomic window:
- a CDS encoding methyltransferase, producing MSARLLEPLAPSTVGGYPVGPVTFACGGLRVRLLMIKRLEDYVDTEALLRDPQAPEPPYWAHVWPGSRYLARVMAQNDCAGRPVVDIGCGLGLAGIVAALRGARVTMIDAASEGVRFARANAELNGLLPGPPPFAEGLTQAGSVAVVRGDIRSPGLRGRFDYCLAADVTYDPALQTAVAVFLAEHLSPTGRAWCAESVRTFDHGFHHACEARGLRAIESGVRELDEQGEVPVRVTEVRWP from the coding sequence TTGAGCGCTCGACTGCTTGAACCCCTTGCCCCTTCGACCGTCGGTGGCTACCCCGTCGGTCCGGTCACCTTCGCGTGCGGTGGTCTGCGGGTGCGGCTCCTCATGATCAAGCGGTTGGAGGACTACGTTGACACCGAAGCGCTGTTGCGTGATCCGCAGGCGCCCGAACCGCCGTACTGGGCACACGTTTGGCCCGGCAGTCGCTACCTGGCGCGGGTGATGGCCCAGAACGACTGTGCCGGGCGGCCGGTCGTGGACATCGGCTGCGGGCTCGGTCTGGCGGGCATTGTCGCGGCCCTGCGTGGAGCGCGGGTGACCATGATCGATGCTGCTTCTGAGGGTGTTCGCTTTGCCCGAGCGAATGCCGAGTTGAACGGCCTCCTCCCTGGCCCGCCTCCGTTCGCAGAGGGGCTCACCCAGGCGGGAAGCGTCGCGGTGGTGCGGGGCGACATCCGCAGCCCGGGCCTGCGCGGCCGCTTCGATTACTGCTTGGCGGCAGACGTCACCTACGATCCAGCCTTGCAGACTGCCGTGGCGGTATTTCTGGCGGAACACCTGAGCCCGACCGGGCGTGCATGGTGCGCGGAGTCAGTGCGGACCTTCGACCACGGCTTCCACCACGCCTGCGAAGCGCGCGGGCTGCGAGCCATCGAGAGCGGGGTGCGTGAGCTGGACGAGCAAGGCGAAGTGCCGGTGCGCGTGACGGAAGTGCGCTGGCCCTGA